A window of Cyprinus carpio isolate SPL01 chromosome A6, ASM1834038v1, whole genome shotgun sequence genomic DNA:
TCAAATTTCTATCAAAGAGAGAACACAGAATAGACATCAGATACCTAAACCATCAGCTGAGACAGCTCTTAACACAAGTAAACATGTTAACACCTTGAAAACATAGGTTAAAGCTTTGTTTGTGGGCTGAGTATCGATACAAATCCAGGTAATTATATCTCAAGGGATTGAAAGACTGTTCCTATAAAGGGTGTGCAGTTACCTGTTTCTTTCAGGAGGTGGAAGGCACCTGGGACACATAATAGGTAacagatttccacaaaaatgtggTCAAATGCTCATCACAGATGTACCTGTTAACCCAACAGGCTTTACTGTATGcaactaaaaaaattatcagtgtGTGGCCATATTCAGAGAACCTGAGGGTTTTTTTGTTAACTGGTGTGGGTATGTAAACAGAGCTTGGTTtaacatattgtttgttttgtacaaTATAAATTCACACTTTAATGAACATTTCTTAAACTTTAATTCTGAGTCCTAAATTATGATTATAGTCTTTTAAAGTGTCAGTGTTGATCATTACTAGCTTTGAGGCCAACCCTCAAGTGCTGCATTATATCAGCCTCATAACTCTGAGTAAGAGTAAATTATGATACTATCGCTCAGTTTTGGTGTGCTTTGTATGAAATCacacattataatttaaatagcCCCTGACATTAGTCTCTAAAATATGTCAAACCTTGTAAATGTCTTGGGGTTGAATGTTACAGGAATTTTAAGatcagtgcaaaaaaaatgtcTGTTGACAGTCTTATCTAGCAAATATCAGTGTCAAACACATTATTTACAGTTAGTATTTTTGTGCCAGGAACACTATTTCTTCCCATAAAAGAGCTGAAATATTGAGCTTGACAAGGTAATGTGTACACATAATGAAATATTGATAAAGACTTTATGAGAAATGTACCTCTGTTTGAACTAtgcagtcatttttttaaaatgctctcCAAATGAAGTCACAAAAATCAACCCTGTATTTTAAAAGGGGAAATGTCATAGCAGTTCGAGCGtcaggaaaaaaataagtaaagaaattttggaacacattttacaagaaaatactatttcagcctTTTCTATTTCtagtttcatgtttaattcaacgtGTTACTTGTGGTGTctgcatattatttttgtaaaattttccaATTTCTAACGCCATGTCTACACCGTGTacgtgaaaattgtttctacatcaatttttttttattgtaaaactaaGTTCAGTATCAGTTAATTATATCAGGATAAGAACACATGTAACACAcaaatggtatttttttaatataagaatgCCCCATATCTCACCTCAGTAAAACCGCTGCTGGTATGttataaacgtgtgtgtgtgtgtgtttatgggctGGGagcaaatcagaaaaaaattccATAAACCTAACCGTCAATCCAAGTGATGGACGTTTCTTGGCTGCACACGCTGTGAATTTCACACACTACACATCCCCAGAGGCATCGAGTGCCAACACACCCAATCACACACTGGGGTGCATGTACCCACACAAATAATCCTATTACACTGGAAAAACAACTGCATGATCTAATTACTTTTTGAATGTTTAGTgaacattgtttaaaatacaaattaaaaacatgttttacagaGGCCGTTTTGTAGCATTACGGCTCACTGCCAAGTAATCATAATCCTGTACAATTTTGAGATGGATGAAACGTGGTATTCCAGATACCAACAAGAGTTCTGGATCCTTCTGGATCATTAGTGAGGTATCTATTCTCAAAGATACTGTAACCCACCAACCCCCTTCACCCTCCAAATGCCCTTACAGAGAAACATCCCCCaactctctctaaaaaaaaaaccatagaaGAAGGGGACGTGGGATGGGGCGTTTCCCTCACCCTAAAGAATGAAGTGGTATCCAGTTTCATCTGGAGAGGAAGGGAAGAGATCTTATGCTTTGGTGCATCTCAGGGCTTCCTGTTGTCCCAGAGGCAGGGTGGCAAACTTCACACCATTCGTGATTATATCCTGTTTTTGTAGGAGAGTTTTATGTTTCTTTCTGTCTTAAGagaaatgtttactttttcaCCATTATAGTCCCCCTTGATTCGTTTGTTCACCTTTATTCTGTTGTTACCCTAGCTTCTCCCCTCTTAGATGCATGCTACAGACTGAAACCATTAATGGACTCAGGACACATGGAGGGCTACTCACTTGAAGTCTGTTGTTGTAGTAAATTATGCGGCTATCAGTTTCAACTACTTGCTAACAACTGTTTTGGGGGAAATCTCAAAGTGTCGTCAGGGCATCGACACGAGTCACCATTTGTGCAAACGAAATCAAgccaaagcagctttaaaaaatCTAATCACTTTATTAAGTGAAACTGAAAAAGGCCTTAAACAAAATTCATCTGCTTAAATACATCATACATCTTTTGACAGAAATGTGATATTTACAAATAATGAAACATGGTAACATTTCCTCTTGTACGGACTTCTCCgataaacatttataatcctGTCAGTTACCTTACATCGCTAAGGCCTTTAAAATGGCAAAGTATTAAATTACTTCATGAGACCTGGCTTGATATGGCAACATGGATGAATAAACCACTCATGAACATTAAACTGAACTAGttctaaaatctaaataaatggcCATGTGCAACCAAATGCTAAAATATGTAATCTATgagaaaatgaccaaaaatgaagtaaaaaacaaaagagacatTCATTCAACAACTGGAATTGATCAGTACTGCAAGGCACAAGACTAAATTGCAGACATTTTTGGCTGCCATGGTGGCGCATACTCCTGATAACAAAAGTCATCATTAAAGTCCACACATCAGTATGAAAGACAAGAGCTCTGCCATCTTTTCCATTGAAATCATTAGTAGGGTTTCCAAGGCTTaaagtttaaaaagcattttGAGATTTAGTCCATTGGAGAAATGCGTGTTCTTTGGAGCTGTGCTTTGAAAAGTGTTGGAAAAGCATCATGCTGGGCTCACACAGCAGTGTCTTCTACCATCAGCATGGTTCAACGTAGTATGTGAGACCTGATTGCAGTTCACATTTCCTTTCAATATTGACCTGTATTTCTCGCATACAGTCCACAAAGTTCAGTTTACACTGTCGTCTCGCCCTGGTTGTTGCCCAGCCGCTTGTAAAACCTGCGCCAAGACTGCAGAGTTTTTCCAGACCAGATCCAGAATCCTGATGTGATTCCTACGATCATGGTCATGAGGTACTTAATCATAAACACAGTGAAATCCGGTGTCATGGGCGCAAAGTTGTTGACCGGGCATGGCACGGCAAAGCGCTTGCACGTCTGCATGTGCCAGGTTCTTTCCCATTGTTCACGGAACGCTTGTTCGTAGAAGTAACACGCGATGACGATGGTAGCTGGAACAGTGTAGAGGACACTGAAAACGCCGATTCGCACCATCAGCTTCTCCAGCTTTTCTGTCTTGGTGCCGTCATGCTTCATAATGGTACGAATGCGGAACAATGAGACAAATCCAGCAAGAAGGAAAGACGTTCCAATGAAGAGGTAAACGAACAGGGGGCCGAGGACGAATCCACGTAGGGCGTCAATGTTGTAGATGCCCACGTAGCATACGCCAGTCAGAAGGTCACCATCCACTTGTCCCAAGGCGAGGATGGTGATGGTCTTCACAGCGGGGACGGCCCATGCTGCCAGGTGGAAATATTGAGAGTTGGCTTCGATAGCTTCATGGCCCCATTTCATTCCAGCAGAAAGGAACCACGTGAGAGACAGGATCACCCACCAGATTGAGCTGGCCATGCCGAAGAAATACAGGATCATAAAGAGAATGGTGCAGCCCTCCTTTTTAGTCCCTTGAGCCACAGTCCTATAAGCATCGTCCCTGAACTTTTCAATGCAGACTACCTTATCCTCCAGCAAAAACCCGGCCGCATAAGCCACTGCCACCATAAAGTAACACCCAGAGAGGAAGATGATGGGGCGTTCCGGGTAACGGAACCGGCGCATATCCACAAGGTAAGTGAGGACCGTGAACAGGGTACTCACACAGCACAGGATAGACCAGATTCCCACCCAGAGCCGACCAAATCGGATCTCTTCCTCTTTAAAGTACATCACACCGTGCGGCTGTTTGTGTTCGCAAGGGGCACCACAGTTCTTCGCCCCCAAAAACTGGTAATTGAGGTAGGAAGGGACTGTGAGTTGAAGAGGGCAAGTGAAAGCCTGACTTTGGTGCGGCGGATGCATGCGTGGAGTGAACGGCTCCGGTATATATGGGGTGGGGTCTGTGGTTGGGATGTCAGGGTCTGATTTGTTCTGTCCCACACAGATCTCTCCAGCTCCGTGTACGGGAAAGTTCTCGCAGCGGAGTCGTTCGGGCCACTGGAAGCCGAACTTGTTCATGAGGGCCTCGCACCCTTGTCTCGCACGCTCACACAAAGAGCGACAGGGAGGTATTGCCTGTTCTAGAACTGTACACACCGGCGCATACATGGAACAGAGGAAAAACTTCAAATCTTGAGAACACTGAACTTTGACCAGGGGGTAGAACTGGTGCACCTCCAATCCTGCGTCCTCCTGGTTGGTGTGTCCCAGAAGGTTTGGCATGATAGTTTGGTTATACTGGATGTCTGTGCACAGGGGGATGGATATGGGTTGGCAGAACCCATGTTCCGGGACGGAGATACCCATCTCTCCGTGATACTGGGCGGAAGACAGTCCAAGCAGAAGTGTTGTGATGAATATAAGGCATGGACTGACTTCCCGTACCGCCATCATTCACTGCCTGGAAAacacagaaatatagaaaattttaCCATTTATTCCTTACAGCCAGTACCTATTAGCAACTATAAGTAATCAAGTGGTGACTACCATCTTTAACAATTTTACTAACAAATCATGAGATACTAAATTATCTATCCAGTTAGTCACTGTCCAAGTAGATGCAAGCAACTCTTCTTTTGTTCCTGGAAATGTATCaactactaatatatatatatcaactgtTCACTTCAGACAAGAATATTTGTTGCTAGTACCTATTCTAGTTTTACTAACACCACTTCATTAGGTACTTGTAACTATTCTAATAATCTAACCGAATAACTAAATTAACAGACACATGAACAGTTCTAGTAACTAATCTTaataacacaatttttttaaaaagtagccaTTTTAACTAGTCTTTACATGTGACGAGTACAAAGCAACTGTAACTAGTGAGAAAAACTAGTTACTAGTTTAATTAAGACAACTCCACAGAATTCGATGCCAAAATTTGCAATTTGTTCCAAGAAACAATTGGAAATTTAAATTGTCAGTATAAGGTTAGTAACTAGCAGGAAATGTTTAATTAGTATGCAATAATTAAGTATTAGTGAATAAATGGATAAACACTAGTCACATTACTTGATGTAGTAATAGTCTCTAATGAACAATTACTAGTGAAATTGAAAAAGATACATACTAGCAAGAAAATAATACAAGACAAAATGTAAAGTAGCTGTGAGTTTACAGAAAAATGCAAAAACGAGATTCGGGAAACTTTTAAACAAAGGAATGTTTCACAGATTGAAGTCGTGAGATTAAATCTATCTAATTTACACACATAAAACTCTATACAGAGAGTTAAACTTCATTCATTATCGCATGCAAACCGAACACAAACGTGTAAACTTACTAGAATTTCCGTGTTCAGCGAAACTTGTGCTACAATGAGATACTCCTCCAACCAGATCTGGAGCTCCAGACGTGTCCGATCACTCGTAGGCTACGAGGCGAATCACAAACTATCCTCCAGTTCAGATTTCTGCGTTCAGGTATTCATGACCCCTTTTCGAGACGACTGCACATATTTCATCATCAGAATTCCCAAATATCTGCCTCCTTTTGAGCTCGGCCCTCCTCTCGCTTACAACACAATGTAACAAACTTTCTCCGCCACTCCTGTTGAATCTGCAGCTCTATCTCTGTAAAGTTGATACGCTGACTCCACATTGCTCCACAGTAATGATAAAACGGTTTCAAGCAGCCCTTCATTCACGGTCCCTGGCGATTCTCGGCGGGGCGCCTTGAAACCTCCTGTCTTCCGACCAATGGGAAGATGTGTTTTTCTTAGCGCAGCTTTCCTTATTGGATCGGAAGGAATGGGATTGTAGTGTCTTCTTCTCCTAAATTAAtcttctaatttatttaaaaacgtgTGAGTATGTATTGGAATGTTGGGGCTCAATCTGAACGAGTGTAATAATTCTCCAGTGCAAAGTGAATACTTGGGgtgatttaaaatgtgttcaaaattTGGTCATATTTGGAGggacaatcttttttttattgatctgaGATTCGTTTGCAATAGAGAAAGAGATGTTTGTGTAGTAAAACTAATGGATTTATAACAGTGACTCCTCAACTGAATGTGATTTCTGCCACATAGATCATAAAGCCATTTGGTGATGAAGTGGGAGCTGGACTGAATTAttactctcaaaaaaaaatataagaggAAATACAACTTGTGAAAAGTTAAGTCTGGTGAATTGTAACCTCAAAATTGGCAGAAAGCCTGTGCGTGTGTATTTATGATAAATGAGAAATCTGTTTATGAGAAATCGCTGGCCAAGTATTGGAACCCATAGGCCAAACAAGTGACAGATTCTTATGTAGTGGCCATATTTATAGGGATTTTTGAGTTCAGAGATGTTGATAAATCTCAATGGTATTTCAGTCTTTTAGATTTGTACAGCCAGAAACACATCTGATGATGAAACCAGGAAAAACGCatatgaaaacacttttttaacCCTCTAAAACTAAGCCAAAAGCAAAGCATATAACAGATGCTGTTAAGAgagcattattatttaaaaaaaatttcagtcatgcttcaaattgtttttgttttttttgatgcacCTTGAATAGCACAGTCATGTGCCTGTTCTCAAAAGCAAAATGAATCTAGCAATCTGAGTGTAAATAAACCTAATCAATGATTTTAAAGATATGTTTATCATTATGTTTGATCTTCTGCATCTCTGCCAGAAAGATATCTGGATCCAGTGTCTATTATACAAacatttgtctctctctttcactctctgtctctctttatctcttGCTCTCTCATGAATTAATTACACAGATACACAGTATTTGACCAGGCCTTCAATATCACTTCAGACTGGTTCATGGATCTTGCTAGCAGCAGTTTGAACTCAGGAATGAGCTCACATCTGAAAGAAAGTTGCTCAAAGAAATCAGATTATGTGAGAACAGAACAGAGCAGTATGTACTCTTTGTGTTTAAACAGAGGGGAGCAAATGCTTTTGGCCagatcttttaataaaatatgacatttgtaGTCTTTAAGAATACATTGATGTGAAGCTATAGTAACTGTTTATGATATTATCAGGCCATAAGAAGCACTATATCAGAAACCCAGGTCGAAAAGACTCAGATTATTTAACTAAATCTGACACCTGATTACTTCAATGTTTATCTCATTTCTTTCTCAATTctttcctctcacacacactctctgacaACAATTTGCCATTCCTAACACTGTATTGTGGCTTTCATGGTGCTAGAGAAGcatttggttttcttttgctGTGTGAGAGAGGTGAGATACAACTGTTTAGCCTAAAATAACAACTAATGAAATTTAATGAACAGTGAAATAATTATCTTTAACAAAAGGCAAATCTAAGCTTTGAAAAATGCTGAGGATCAAAAACAGCTGTGTAGAGTAACCCCTGTTCCACACTAGACACCATACATCCTCTTTTTTCGTGGATATGTCCTGGTTAGGATTGACTAAAATGGCTGGGTTTTGGCTTTCATTTCCTATTGACATGCTCATATGATTCTCATACATTATAGACAAGTGTATGTATgcgtatttgcattgctttgactgttctctgtatTTCCCACCTTCTTGCGTGCTATGATTGATCGCTTATGTATAATTCCTGCGCGCTATTGATCAAAgtacttttcagtcattaccttcagtaagtatgaaaacaatacaaaaacaaagcccaaacctggtcattttaagcaatttagaaatcccactCAGGACTTGTCATTACATTTTCTGCTGTTTagatgtttattgcattattgtagTGTCATGTATGTTACCCTGGTGTTTTTCCTTGTCTCTGCAGTGACACAAGAATTAGCCATGTTTTATGGAGAAGTGAACTatgattcatcatgtgactttatattttaccACTTGTGTTCACATGTTCGCCTGCCCATTCAGCCCTGCCAAGTAATGGAAAACGAGCTTGGCTTGCTGTCAGTGAAGGAGGCTCGAACCCGAGGCTCAGCTCCGAGTAAGAACCCCCTCTTATAATGGTAAAGGTAAAAGAGGAGGAGAAAGGGGAGGAGGGATGCCGAAAGAATAGTCGCCGGAATGGAGCAATGACTACTGCTTATATACGGTCGTAGCGATGATTTAAGGGGAAGTCgtagcctagtggttagagagtttgactcctaacactaaggttgtgggtttgagtctcgggctggcaataccacgactgaggtgcccttgagcaaggcaccgaacacccaactgctccccaggcgctgcagcataaatggctggccactgctccaggtgtgtgttcactgctgtgtgtgtgcactttggatgggttaaatgcagagcacgaaatctgagtatgggttaccatacttggcttttttttttttttttttttttttaacaggactGGATGATTGGGCTCCTCCTGAACTTGCATTGGGAACTTCAGTTATTCTTATGGTGGAGGATACATTTTAAGGGTTTAGGTTTAGTAG
This region includes:
- the fzd7b gene encoding frizzled-7b yields the protein MMAVREVSPCLIFITTLLLGLSSAQYHGEMGISVPEHGFCQPISIPLCTDIQYNQTIMPNLLGHTNQEDAGLEVHQFYPLVKVQCSQDLKFFLCSMYAPVCTVLEQAIPPCRSLCERARQGCEALMNKFGFQWPERLRCENFPVHGAGEICVGQNKSDPDIPTTDPTPYIPEPFTPRMHPPHQSQAFTCPLQLTVPSYLNYQFLGAKNCGAPCEHKQPHGVMYFKEEEIRFGRLWVGIWSILCCVSTLFTVLTYLVDMRRFRYPERPIIFLSGCYFMVAVAYAAGFLLEDKVVCIEKFRDDAYRTVAQGTKKEGCTILFMILYFFGMASSIWWVILSLTWFLSAGMKWGHEAIEANSQYFHLAAWAVPAVKTITILALGQVDGDLLTGVCYVGIYNIDALRGFVLGPLFVYLFIGTSFLLAGFVSLFRIRTIMKHDGTKTEKLEKLMVRIGVFSVLYTVPATIVIACYFYEQAFREQWERTWHMQTCKRFAVPCPVNNFAPMTPDFTVFMIKYLMTMIVGITSGFWIWSGKTLQSWRRFYKRLGNNQGETTV